The Candidatus Korarchaeota archaeon NZ13-K genomic interval GGCTCAACAGCCTCCTCTATCTCCATGAAGAGGTCCTGTCTTTTAAACCTGCTCCTCGGAAGATCCCTGGCAACTATGAGTATGTCTATGTCGCTGTCCTTCCTGGCCTCGCCTCTTGCCACAGATCCGAAGACCACAAACGATATTAAGTTGTCTCCAAGCTTCTCAAGAGCCCTATCTAGGAGCTTCCTTAGAAGAGAAGCGTAGGGCTCCTTCAACCTCTCCTCTCTCAACCCTATTTCCATGAAGCTGCTGTATTTAAAGATTCTCCTTCGTCCCTAAAAGGAGCGGTATGCGGTTACGGGGAACCCGAGCATCGCAGCATTTTCGGTCTCAACCCTCGATGAGGATCCGAAAACATCGGGAGGGTGAAGCTGCTCATCCTATAGGGTGGAGGTGTGCTCCTTGGGACTTGTGGAGCTCATCTCGGGATTAAGCGACGGTAACACGCTGCTGCTCGCCCTAATACTTTCCACCATGGCCATGCTCAGCACGACGCTCGGGGGTCTGCCCGTGGCCTTGCTGAGGGGCAGGGATAGCGGCAGGAGCTTCTCCATGCTGGTCGACATAGGCCTTGGATTCAGCAGCGGTGTCATGTTCGTTGCGAGCTTCACAAGCCTTCTGATCCCGGCCATAGAGGACTTCGGACTGCCCCTCCCCATCTCCGGCCTGGTCACAGGGGCCCTGGTGATACACGGGGTGAATGCTATCATCCCCCACGAGCACCTCATCAAGGGTTACGAGGGCCCGGCCGGGGCGTTGAGGAAGCTGAGGGCGGCCTGGCTGGTGGCCCTGGCGGTGATAATACACAACCTGCCCGAGGGTCTCTCCATAGGAGTGGCCACGGCCTTCGAGGTGAGGGACGCGATAACGCTGGGGATTGCTATAGCAATTCAGGACGCCCCTGAGGGACTTGCAGTGGCCCTTCCGGTTTACGCCACCACGGGAAGCCTCAGGAGGGCCGTTCTATACGCCTGGCTTAGCGGGCTCTCCGAGGTGGTGCTGGCCCTACCCTCGGCCGCCCTCGCATCGCTATCCGCATCCCTGCTTCCGCTGGCCATGGGCTTCGGTGCTGGAGCGATGATATACGTGGTGAGCCACGAGGCCCTGCCTGAAACTCACAGGAGCGGCCATGAGAACAAGGCGACCCTCTCCTTCTTCTCGGGCTTCATACTCATGCTCGCCCTTGACACAATGCTGGGCTGAGGCCATGGCAGGCCCTCCGGAACCCCGGCCCGGCATCTGTTGGGCTTCCCAAGGATGGGACTTCAGGTAAATATCAATGAGGATCCTTGCAGAAACGCTTATATTGAGTTAACCTGACGGTCCACATAAGGTGGCATCTTGAGTCAGTTGGGAGCCTCCAGGTCCCTCCTGGGGGTCCTCGCGCTCGCCGCCCTGGCGCTCCTGGGAGGGGCAGCTTACCTCTACCTCAATCCCCCGGGAGGGGGGAACCGTGACCGTCACCACAATCACAACGGTCATAACGGGCGCTCCCTCTTCCTCTACCGCGCCTTCCCCCTCTCCCTCCACCACAGAGGCTACCTCAACCTCTCAGACTCAATACACACCGCTGCCGACCACATCGCTGCCCTCCACCACAGAGGCCACCTCGACCGCGACCCAAGGTCCCTCGTCGAGTCCCCCTGAGACATCCGCGGCGCCGAGCACCTACCCAATCACGACGTCCCCCTCCACCTCCCCAACACTCACGCTCACCCCGGTCACCTCGCCCCGCACGCTGACCTCGACGACCACGCGCACGATCACACCTGCCGATGCTGTGCGCGCGAGGCTCGCGAACCCCTCCGTGGTGTGGTTCGCAGTGGATGGTGGCAAGAGGATACTGCAGTACGATTCCTCCAACGGTCAGGTCAGCCAGGTCGCCTACATGGGCATCCGCGTAGACACGTTCACTCCCCACGTGGGGATAAGGGAGAAGATATACTTCGCCGACGCGAACGGGAACAAGATATACCTTTACCTCCAACCTTCGGCCCCCGGGACAACATCCCCCAGCATCACCATCGTGCTAAATCACACCACCTACGTCCGCTGCATCAGGTTCGGTCCCGATCCCGAGTTTGGCTTCGAGATGTACTTCAGCGAGGCCTCTGGGGCCGGGGGAGGCCTGATCTACAGGATAGCCAGGAACCTCCCGCAGACCTTCATGAGGATAGATCCTCGGGATTTCGACGGCTACTGGGCCGGCCACTTCGAGTTCGGGAGGAATGACACGCTCTACTTATCTAGCGGGAACAGGATACCCTCCTCGATATACGAGGTGAGGGGAGGAAGGGTGACCAAGCTCGCCACCTTCGGCTTCCCCGTCATGGGGATGGACTACGTGGAGAACGCGAGGTTGGAGAGGCTCGCGACCCCAGGGGGAGGGGTCACGGTGAGCAGGGGCCTCCTCTTCGCCGACCACGGGAGCCGCATATACCTCTATGATCTGACGAACGGGAACCTCTACGTGATCTTCGACGATGGTTCATATGGGAGGATCGTGGACGTGGCCGTGCCTCCTCCACGACCCTCCTGATTTTTCCGCTGGCCCATCATCGCATTGAATCCCCCGAGGGCTCCCTGAGCATGGGCAGCTTGTCTTCCTGGATGAAGGGCATCCTCACCCTGGACACGAGGAGGGGGGACCTCATCCCCTCCAGGTACCTTAGGGCTATCCTCTTCCCCAGCTCCGTCAGGATGAAGACGGGTATGTGAACCCCGAGCTGCATGATAGCCTTCCTGCCGATCCTCTCGATGATAAGCCTTGAGGCGCTCGCGCAAACGATGTCGGCCAGCTCTATGTACTCAACCTCCTCCTCCGAGGCGAGCGTGTTGCAAGTCGAGAATATGGCTAGCTTGACATCATGGCGCTCCTCAATCCTCCTGAGCTCCCCTATGTCCCTCGCCATGGGCCCTATGACTGTGACCGCTATCCTCCTGAACCCCATCTCTATGGCCTTCCTCACGCCGGCCACCTGATCTATCCTGGGCTCCTCCAGGACCTCCCCTCCCCTGGCCCTTATGCCCTCTATCACCTCCGGGATCGGTGAAGTGCTAAGGAGCCCGTTCATCCTGGCCCCTATCCCCTGTACGAGTCTCGGGTTCGATGTTATCACAGTGCCGGCCCCGTCGCAAACGAGGACCGCGCAGTCCAGTATTTCCCCCATCGCGGAGCTTATCATCTCGGAGCTCCCGAAGGGAACGACTTCATCGCTCTCAAGGCACCTGCTGGGGCAGAAGAAGCCGAGATCCCTCATCTTCATCTCAACAATCCTCCTAACAGCTTCCCTGTCTATGAGCTCTATGCCGTAAGTGGCCCTGACGTAAGGGCACCTCAGGACCACCGGATCCGTGAGCACCTGAACCTCGCGGTCCCTGACCAGAACCCTGGCTCCCCTGCAGAGGAGCTCATGCATACTGGACCCTCCCGATCGAGGCCAAAAAGCTTGTGCGATGCTGCTTGCATCAAGGGAGGTAGACAGCGAATGAGGATATCGCGAGAGGTGTTATCAGGGTGAGGACGAACCCAGATATGAAGGACCTCATCCCTCCCCCGCTCCCGCAGGAGTCGGCGACGAAGGGCAGGAATGTGTCCATTGATGCCGCTCCACCGCAGGCTATGAGGGCATCGCAGCCCAGCCTCGCGGCTATGACCCTGTGGAGCGCCAGCGATATCACCTCCCTGAGCAGGTTGGAGAGGAAGGCAATAGTGCCCATCCTCGCGCCTAGCAGGCCGCTCACAAGCGGGCCGGCCAGCGTGTACCAACCGAAGCCGGCCGCAACGCTCAGCGCAGCCCTGAGCGGCAGGCCCATGAGGGGTGAGGCCAGCGCCGCGGCAAGCAGTGTTCCAGCCACGGTGGCGATCGGAATCTCGAGGTCTCTCAAGCCGATCTCAATCCTCTCAGATCCCAGCGAGATCCCGATGAGGAAGAGGAGGAGGTAGAGCAGGCCTGAGACGAGAGAATCCGCGAAGCCCGCCCTCAGGAGGGAGCCGGCCAGCATCCCGGAGAGGAGCAGGACGGCCGGTAGCAGGGAGGAGAGCATCATCTCATCCTCCTAATCGCCCGAACGGCAATGATGCTCCCCGAAAGCGTGAGGAGGGCCATCAGCAGGGACTGGAGGATGATCTCGGGGAGAGAGGAGAGGCCCTCGGAGCCGACCCTAAGGCCTATCAGGAGGATGAGGGTGTAGGCCAGGGGACGGAGGGGAGGGTTTATCCTCAACCTGAGGAGCCTAGCCGCGAGGAACCCCGATGCCAGGCAAAGCAGTATCTCGAGCATGGGGCTGCCGGATCGCGCCATCAATAAAAATCTTCTGAGGATCAAGCCGATCGTTCTTCATTAGAACCTTCAGGTTTTTATAGCCTGATCCTACGCTGAGTATGGGTGATGCCTTGGAGTACAAGGACATTAAGGTTAGGGTCTCCGGGATCAGGGTCTCCCCAACAAAGACCAAGGTCACTTGCGGGGGCTTCGAGCTCCTGATCGACAAGCTGGGAGGGGAGGCCCCAAGTCCCCTGGATCTCGCTCTAGCATCCCTCATAGGATGCCTGAACATAACAGCAACGCTGGTCGCCGAGGATATGGGGATAAGGATAGAGGAGGCGGAGTTCGAGGCCGTGGGCCTGTTCAATCCGGCCGTCTTCTACGGAAAGGAGGGGCCCAGGGCTGGTTACAAGGGTATAAGGGTTGTGGTCCGCCTCAGGACGGACGCGGATGAGGAGAAGCTGAGGGAGCTCATGAGGAGGGTGGAGGAGAGGTGCCCCGTGAGCGACAACCTCGCGAGGACGACCCCGATAGAGGTCTCGGTGGAGAGGATCGGGCCTTGAGGGGATCGGAGCTGGGAATAGATCCTGAGGACATGAAGGAGCTCGGGAGGACGGGAGAGAGGATATCGGCCATAGGGATAGGTACCTGGGGGATCAGGAACAGGGAGAGTGCGAGGAATGCCCTGATGAGGGCCTTGGAACTTGGAATCACCCAGATAGATACGGCGGAGATGTACTCGACTGAGGATCTCGTGGGCGAGGTGGCCAGGTCCTTCGGGAGGGAAAGCTGCTTCATCACGACGAAGCTCCTTCCGAGGCACTTCGAGAGCGATGAGGAGGCTGTAATGGCCGCGGAGAGGAGCCTCAGGAGGCTCGGCCTGAGCTACGCGATCTGATCCTCATACACTGGCCGAACGAGCGTATCCCGGTGAGGGATCAGGTGAGGCGCCTGGAGCTCATCGCGGAGAGGGGGCTCTGCAGGCACGTGGGGGTGAGCAACTTCAACGCCAGGGAGCTTGAGGAGGCCATACTCTCCACCAGAAGGAGGGAGATAGTGGTGAATCAGGTGAAGTACAGCTTCCTGGACAGGAGGATAGAGGGGGATCTCCTCCCCCTATGCGTGGAGAGGGGGGTGACTCTGCAGGTCTACACCCCGCTTGAGGGTGGTAGGGTGAGCGAGGTGCCGGTCCTGAGGAGGATGGCCGAGAGGTACGGGAAAACCCCGGTTCAGGTCGCCCTGAACTTCCTGATCTCGAGGCCAAGGGTCACAGCGATTCCGAAGAGCGAGAGGGTCAGCCGGGTGGAGGAGTTCAGGGGGGCCATGGGCTGGAGGCTCAGCCCAGAGGACCTCGCCGCGCTCTCAGGGATTCAGCGGGGATGAGCGTTTAGGTCAGAGTTCATGTGAATCCCGGGTTGAGGGGATCCCCCTCTCGAGGATGCCCTGACCGATGCTCAGCTACTCGGGGCCTCGGAGGGGGGTCCTGGAGGGAGGCTTGGGAAAACTTTATCTTCTGAGGACCCGCGTTTCTGAGGATGAGCATGGCCATCGGGATACCCATGACGATTCCAGAGTTCAGACCGAAGCACAGAGTCACAATTTTTCTAATAATCGCCAACTCGCTCGTTTACGCCGCTACATCATACAGGAACCTCTTCCTGAGCGTTGATGACTACTGGGTCACGGCGGGGGGCTTCTCCCCATCCCTCCTCCCCTACCCGGAGCAGTGGTACAGGCTCCTCACATCGATGTTCCTGCACGCCGACATCTTCCACATATTCTTCAACATGTACTTCCTCTTCTTCGCAGGGAGGGCCGTTGAGGAGGCCCTGGGCTCCGGGAGGTTCACCCTCCTCTACTTCGCATCCGGCCTGGCTGCCTCCATCTTCCACACCGCCTACTCCTTCATAGGGGGCCTGACTTCCTACGCCGTTCCGGCCATAGGGGCTTCCGGGGCCATAAGCGGGGTCCTGGGAGCCTACCTCATGTTCTATCCCGGTACCTCCCTCGTTATATGCATCCCGGTCTTCCTCTTCCCCCTCTGCTTCCCCATGAGGGCCTCCCTCTACATAATCTTCTGGTTCGCGACACAGGTCATATACGGTTACGCCAGGATAGCTGGTAGTGTTGCAGTCTTCGCTCACGCGGGGGGCTTCCTAGCAGGGATAGCCATGCTCTCCCTAGTGGCCAACAGGAGGAGGATAGGCCTGCTGAGGGTGATAACGCACGCCTCTCGCGTTCCCTTCCTCATGATCCCATCCTCCTACCCCAGGGGGCTCAGCTCCCTCTCAAAGACGATCCTCAGCATGGTCACCCTGCTCCTCATACTCGGGGGGGCCTACACGGTCATCGCGGCCCCCAGCGTCGGCAGGGTGAGCGTCGCGACCATCCAGTACACGCTAGACGGGACCCCTTACATGGACTACGCGGCCTTCAGACCCCCAGACTTCGAATCTTACAGGAACACCATGGCCCTCCAGGAGACCAGGGTCCTCCTGAACAGGCTGGCCGCGGCCAAGCTCCTTTACGATACTGGAAAGGCCATGAGGACTTTGGAAATAAGGAATCAGCGCTTGGAAACGGAGCACGTCGTGACTCTGGGTGGCAGGACCCAGAGGGTGTCCGTGGATAACCTGCTGGAGTACTTCAGGGGTACCTACGATGGATCGGGCCTCCTGGTGAGGGCGGAGGGAAAGCTGATCACTAGGATCATCTACATAACGGGAGTCAGCTACTACCTGAGCGAACCTGTGAGTTATGAGTTCAGCATAAGCTCTATTGAGGTGAACGTGGGGACGCTGTCCAGGTACACAGGGCTTCTCTCCCTGCTCGTGGCGGCCGCTGCTCAGCTGACCTTCACGAGGAAGGATCAGGAGCTCTCCATAGTCGCGGAGGAGTGAGTAAGCGAGCCCATATTTTCCATTGGGGGCTGGGGATAATCTCAGGGTATCGCTTCCCCAAGGGGTGCCGTGTCGGCGCGGTGTCTCGAGGGGCGAGCGATCGCGCTTGATCCGAGAGTTCAACGATTTGTGAAGGAGTCGCTTCAGCCCTGTGAACTGGGCGAAAAATGTCCGGGGGCCTCGCGTCCCATCCCTCATGAAAATTCATGATATTATAAGGGGATTTCTATTAATATTTTTTAGTTTATTGTTTTTACTTTTCATTCCCCGCCCCCGGATGGGAAAATTTATAAGTAAGGCAGCTCACTGATCGGGGGCTGTGATCATGGCCCTGAGCAGAGGAGCTCTTCTGGGAATCCTGATCCTGATAATAGTGATCATAGCGGGGGCCGCTCTCCTCATGATGCCGCCCGCCCCAACCACAACGACGCCGACGGCGCCGGTGACACCGACGGAGACCGCGACACCTACGCCGACAGCCACGAAGCCCGTGGTTTCTGAGGTGAAGATAGGCGTCATACTCCCCCTATCCGGGAGGCTCGCCGAGACTGGAGCCGACCTCAAGAGAGGTGTCGAGTTCGCCGTGGAGAAGATAAACGCTGCTGGGGGGATAAAGAACTTAGGGGGCGCGAAGCTCACTGTGGTGTTCGGGGACAGCGCAGGTGATCCGGCAACGGGCGCTGCGGAGGCCGAGAGGCTCATAAAGGAGGAGAAGGTCGTGCTACTCATGGGCGCCTATCAGAGCGCCGTCACAAAGACAGCCAGCGAGGTGGCCGAATCGTACAAGGTCCCG includes:
- a CDS encoding DUF2099 family protein, with the protein product MHELLCRGARVLVRDREVQVLTDPVVLRCPYVRATYGIELIDREAVRRIVEMKMRDLGFFCPSRCLESDEVVPFGSSEMISSAMGEILDCAVLVCDGAGTVITSNPRLVQGIGARMNGLLSTSPIPEVIEGIRARGGEVLEEPRIDQVAGVRKAIEMGFRRIAVTVIGPMARDIGELRRIEERHDVKLAIFSTCNTLASEEEVEYIELADIVCASASRLIIERIGRKAIMQLGVHIPVFILTELGKRIALRYLEGMRSPLLVSRVRMPFIQEDKLPMLREPSGDSMR
- a CDS encoding lysine exporter LysO family protein; the encoded protein is MMLSSLLPAVLLLSGMLAGSLLRAGFADSLVSGLLYLLLFLIGISLGSERIEIGLRDLEIPIATVAGTLLAAALASPLMGLPLRAALSVAAGFGWYTLAGPLVSGLLGARMGTIAFLSNLLREVISLALHRVIAARLGCDALIACGGAASMDTFLPFVADSCGSGGGMRSFISGFVLTLITPLAISSFAVYLP
- a CDS encoding ZIP family metal transporter, encoding MEVCSLGLVELISGLSDGNTLLLALILSTMAMLSTTLGGLPVALLRGRDSGRSFSMLVDIGLGFSSGVMFVASFTSLLIPAIEDFGLPLPISGLVTGALVIHGVNAIIPHEHLIKGYEGPAGALRKLRAAWLVALAVIIHNLPEGLSIGVATAFEVRDAITLGIAIAIQDAPEGLAVALPVYATTGSLRRAVLYAWLSGLSEVVLALPSAALASLSASLLPLAMGFGAGAMIYVVSHEALPETHRSGHENKATLSFFSGFILMLALDTMLG
- a CDS encoding nucleotidyltransferase domain-containing protein yields the protein MEIGLREERLKEPYASLLRKLLDRALEKLGDNLISFVVFGSVARGEARKDSDIDILIVARDLPRSRFKRQDLFMEIEEAVEP
- a CDS encoding rhomboid family intramembrane serine protease, yielding MSMAIGIPMTIPEFRPKHRVTIFLIIANSLVYAATSYRNLFLSVDDYWVTAGGFSPSLLPYPEQWYRLLTSMFLHADIFHIFFNMYFLFFAGRAVEEALGSGRFTLLYFASGLAASIFHTAYSFIGGLTSYAVPAIGASGAISGVLGAYLMFYPGTSLVICIPVFLFPLCFPMRASLYIIFWFATQVIYGYARIAGSVAVFAHAGGFLAGIAMLSLVANRRRIGLLRVITHASRVPFLMIPSSYPRGLSSLSKTILSMVTLLLILGGAYTVIAAPSVGRVSVATIQYTLDGTPYMDYAAFRPPDFESYRNTMALQETRVLLNRLAAAKLLYDTGKAMRTLEIRNQRLETEHVVTLGGRTQRVSVDNLLEYFRGTYDGSGLLVRAEGKLITRIIYITGVSYYLSEPVSYEFSISSIEVNVGTLSRYTGLLSLLVAAAAQLTFTRKDQELSIVAEE
- a CDS encoding OsmC family peroxiredoxin, which gives rise to MGDALEYKDIKVRVSGIRVSPTKTKVTCGGFELLIDKLGGEAPSPLDLALASLIGCLNITATLVAEDMGIRIEEAEFEAVGLFNPAVFYGKEGPRAGYKGIRVVVRLRTDADEEKLRELMRRVEERCPVSDNLARTTPIEVSVERIGP